In a single window of the Notamacropus eugenii isolate mMacEug1 chromosome 4, mMacEug1.pri_v2, whole genome shotgun sequence genome:
- the LOC140502790 gene encoding uncharacterized protein isoform X2 — translation MAPVLLSPGSPQEAVTFKDVVVDFTQEEWMYLDSSQKEFYRDVMLENYSNLVSLGLAFSKPYVIYQLERREAPWIPEGAIPRISHPDWEAQQESKEPTPHLSISMAQPSLEILKRDSLVLSPQGDCRKYGAVQHHHLANEEKHFWEVRITEKKYPNESRVHQQMSYDRTFNPEAVFFPQQLIGKHLSPCDTYGQYFGLHTDRPKCSGRCSEETAKCNEYGECCNHHSPFVDSSGRGTVEEIYDSNGWEKTSLRKQCILPQKIHIGQKPYESNECASAFCLKTDIPKYQNIQNSEKTYQCNICGKTFRLKAQLNQHRMIHRGENPYKCNECGKVFSHNTEFIRHHRIHTGEKPYECNECGKAFRLKGQLTEHQKIHTGEKPFKCTECGKAFCRRSNLNEHHRIHTGEKPYQCNECGKSFQLKGHLNEHHKIHTGEKPYKCSECGKAFSQNTELTRHHRIHTGEKPYKCNECGKAFSRRSNLIVHQKIHSGEKPYQCNECGNTFRLKGQLINHQRIHTGEKPYVCNECGKAFRLKGELTNHHRIHTGEKPYECNECGKAFRLSRGLAEHQRIHTGEKPYECDDCGKTFRLFTGLTQHQRIHTGERPHECDECGKSFGHRSGLTQHQRIHTGEKLYKCNECGKAFYWNTALTKHQKMHSSKKLYGYAH, via the exons ATGGCCCCCGTGCTGCTGTCCCCTGGGAGCCCGCAG GAAGCAGTGACCTTCAAGGATGTCGTGGTGGACTTCACCCAGGAGGAATGGATGTACCTGGACTCCTCTCAGAAGGAGTTTTACAGGGATGTGATGCTGGAAAACTATAGTAACTTGGTCTCCCTAG GACTTGCATTTTCCAAACCATATGTCATCTACCAGTTGGAGCGAAGGGAAGCACCATGGATTCCAGAGGGAGCCATACCAAGGATTAGCCATCCAG aTTGGGAAGCTCAGCAAGAATCAAAGGAACCCACTCCACACTTGAGCATTTCAATGGCACAACCATCCCTGGAAATACTTAAGAGGGATAGTCTGGTCCTTTCCCCACAGGGAGACTGTAGGAAATATGGTGCCGTGCAACATCATCATctggccaatgaggagaagcattTCTGGGAAGTCAGAATCACAGAAAAGAAATATCCCAATGAATCTAGAGTCCATCAACAGATGAGTTATGACAGGACCTTCAATCCAGAGGCAGTCTTTTTCCCACAACAGCTAATAGGAAAGCATCTGAGTCCATGTGATACATATGGACAGTACTTTGGGCTGCATACAGATAGACCAAAATGTAGCGGTAGATGCTCAGAGGAAACAGCTAAATGTAACGAATATGGAGAATGCTGTAACCATCATTCACCTTTTGTTGACAGTTCTGGAAGAGGTACTGTAGAGGAAATTTATGACTCTAATGGATGGGAGAAGACCTCCTTAAGGAAACAATGTATTCTTCCTCAGAAAATTCATATTGGACAGAAACCTTATGAAAGTAATGAGTGTGCAAGTGCCTTTTGCTTAAAGactgatattcccaaatatcagaACATTCAAAATAGTGAGAAAACTTATCAATGTAACATATGTGGGAAGACATTTCGATTAAAAGCCCAGCTAAATCAACATCGGATGATTCATAGGGGTGAGAACCCATAcaagtgtaatgaatgtgggaaggtcTTTAGTCACAACACAGAATTTATTAGGCATcatagaattcatactggagaaaaaccttatgaatgtaatgaatgtggaaaggcctttagACTAAAAGGACAACTTACTGAACATCAAAAAATTCACACTGGTGAGAAACCTTTTAAATGTACTGAATGTGGGAAGGCATTCTGCAGGCGCTCAAACCTTAATGAACATCATAgaattcatactggtgagaaacctTATCAATGTAATGAATGCGGGAAGTCCTTTCAACTAAAAGGACATCTTAATGAACATCATAAaattcatactggtgagaaaccttataaatgcagtgaatgtgggaaggcctttagtCAGAACACAGAACTTACCAGGCATcatagaattcatactggagaaaaaccttataaatgtaatgaatgtggaaaagccttctcTAGGCGCTCAAACCTTATTGttcatcagaaaattcatagtGGTGAGAAACCATAtcaatgtaatgaatgtggaaacaCCTTTAGACTAAAAGGACAACTTATTAACCATCAAAGAATTCACACTGGTGAGAAACCTTATGTGTGTAacgaatgtgggaaggccttccgaCTAAAAGGAGAACTTACTAATCATCACAGAATTCATACTGGTGAAAAGCCTTACGAATGCAAcgaatgtgggaaggctttccgTCTGAGCAGAGGACTTGCCgaacaccagagaattcatactggagagaagccttatgaatgcgATGATTGTGGGAAGACCTTCAGATTGTTCACAGGACTTActcagcatcagagaattcatactggagagagacCTCACgaatgtgatgaatgtggaaaaTCCTTTGGACATAGGTCAGGacttactcaacatcagagaattcatactggagagaaactttataaatgtaatgaatgtgggaaggccttctaCTGGAATACTGCTCTAACTAAGCATCAGAAAATGCATTCTTCAAAGAAACTATATGGATATGCTCACTGA